ACTATCCAAGTTTTTCTCATTCTGATAAGATaatgaaaagaaatatataaatGGTTGCAGAAAAGGATTTTTTTGCACACATCAAACTATTTCAATAGTTTAATCAGCCCTCACTGCTAAAAAATATTGAATATAAATAAGCATAATCAACCTTAAAATAAACAACTGATTTCAGAAATCATAGCTAACAAACAAAAATCTGTCCAGAAAACTATTAAAGGAAGATCACCAATGCATAAGTGAATACCATAAAAAATGTTGCACATGTTCTTTCTGAGCATGTAGTAAAGATTCTGAAACGAATCTTCCCAGTCCTGTTGCCTTTTCACTAAGAAGTCCACTTCTACATACATAAATCAGTATAAAATTTTAGGTATTAttccaacaatcaaatatttgAGAATGACTTCTAAAATAAAGTGGGTCCACCCTCGTGGAGGTGCGCACCACATTCCCTCTCCCCAGTTCCGGGTAGACGGTGTTTCAACATTACCCAATacatttaagaaaataaataatcatGTTCAAGGGATTAACCAACAAACCTCCCTTTACAGCTGACGAGGCCATTGCAGATATGATAGAAGGAGCAGAGAAGACTGAGGATATGCCCATGAATGCAAAGCCTTTGAATACAAGATCTCAGCAGTGGCACTATGCCCAGATGTGCAGCCagttttttttatctttatggcaagaaaactgagtAAACTGGCTTATATCAATGGTAGCAGGACTTGCACCTACCCTATGACACCTAAAGATAAACAGCAATTAAGACATTATGACCTTCTGGATTTATCCAGGGAAATGAAAGTCTATTGTagcaagaaaaaataaatgatgCAATGTCCTTAAATTACAATGATATTTCAATGGTGTAGCAAGGAAAACATTCACAAGCACATCAGGAgtctctcaaagaaaaggacaaaatcagTCTTTATGGaaagattttatataaaaaaagccTTTACACAGGCATAAACACATGAATTGTAATTCTCCAGTCCAAAATATAGCTCTCTTTGCAGATCAGTGATATAAGTACTTAGGTTTAATCACACCATATTGATATTCAGCATATGATGCAGTAAAACAAATAGCTGTCAACATATAGGATAAAATCTATTCTAAATATGGCTTAATAATAAGGATACCTATAGTTATATTAAACTAATATTAACACGATTGTTAAAATAGTATAGATATCATTAGTTGATCGTAGATCAATCTTTGTACTTATACAATTCAAACCAAGGTTCACCATCTCGATACCGGAGTCTATACCAATACTATGTTGATATAGTATCCATAGACCCAGTACAGGGTCGGCTCAGCATATCGAGTCTTAGTTCAATACATGTACAGTATGACAAACATTGATTCAaactttgattttgatattattatattgaCACTAGTTGGATATAAAGACTACTTAATATTATTTTGCACTTTTCATGGTTAGCAAGTCCATTTTACCATTTATATAAGAAAACTCCAGGAATACTGTAATAGTGTTAATAATAGATGGATTCTGGCAGGCCTATGGCAGGTTCAAGGCACTCACTTAAGCCTTCTTACTTTCTGCTGGACATCATCGAGCTTTGTGCCTACCCCTGCCTGCAGAAAGCAGATATATTAACTAAACAGTGACATTGTATCCTAGGGAGCTTCCACACAAATGAGGTTGCATGCAATGCTCAACCAAATGGTCATACTGCAATAGATGCCACCTCAACTGAGATAGGTACCGCGGTATATACCATGCCATACCATCTTGTATCTGCAAAGAATTAGAGGGGCATAACATTGTACACAACGTAACAATAGATGACCTACAGAACCCAATACCAGAATATTTCAAACCTTATTGCATGTCATTTGCTTGGACTCTCACACTCTCGCATTATAGCGGACATTTTATCCCCAACCTGATTATAATACATAATCCAAACCACATACAAACATATGAAACCACAGAAATGGCAACAAAGTCTTCTCGCCTTGAGAAGGTGTTTACAATCATTCCAAATGCAGAGAACAACCAAGGAGACAGCACATATAGAAATTTAAAGGACCGTAAACTATGAGTATTCTATTCAGAATTACTAAAGTCAATTCCACTAATTCAATTTATtgggaagaaaagaataattcaatttgatcaaGACAAATCAAAGTGAAAACATGAGGTACTCGTCTTGAGTTATGGTTATCAGCTATAACAAGATTACAAGTCTACAAATTGCAAATTCTAATATAGTTCAACTTTCCGTCCTTACAAGAAAAACATAAGCATAGGTTAGGATAGTTGTATGAAGAATGTATTGCCAAGTATTGTCACACTCACCATTTCACTGAGGTTGATGAAACAATACGCAAGGTAGTTTTCAAAGTCAAATCAAGAGGAGCCCTATGTCCAGGCATGAGAATTTCAGAACGGAAAGTGCTTGAAGAGTTTGACAGAAGTTCACCAAGTCTTCCAGAAGAATCAGCCAACAAACCAGATCTTGCAGGCACATCACGAGCAACAAACCCTTTAAGCGCTTTTTCCTATCAAAAGCAATAAAGCAATTAAACATGCAGTATTGAATTATAAATTGCTCTAAATGAAAAACTTAAAATACTATCTATATGTAAAGGCTACCATATCAATGCTGGCACAATCAGCTAGCTTCTCATTTCCCAGATGAAGATCAACAACATTACGCAATGCATTTTGGCTACATTTCTCAATCTTGCGGAAACCTTGATCGCTAACATCCTTGGCAGACTGGCCAGGACACTCGGAGTTTTTAAGAGGAGCAGCATTACCACTAATTAGAACATGAAAATCATATAATAAATAAGTTAGCAGAATAACAAAGAACTATGCCACATTTTTGTCAATGTACAGCATCTAACTCAGGTGTAAATCAAAGGAATACCATGAAACCAAGGACATGCCTTTAGCTGGAAAGCTACAGGCAGCTGACAGATTAGCAAGGTCATTAGACATTTCATTGGTAATTGAAGGATCCTGCTTtagatagagaaaaaaaaatgcacttTAATCAGAACACAAATCAAAATGAAATAGTTTAATCATGAACTCCAGAAAAGTCATATGTATGTCACACAAAGATGTTAAACATGAAAATGACTGTAGCCATAAATATCAAGGCCTTGACCCTGCCACTTGGGGTTGGCTTAGCTAGAGGTGTTGGGCTAAACataaaatgataaataaattcTAATAGAAACCTTTGCAACCTTAGCTTTTCCATAAAGTACTCTGCATCTCTCACTGGACTTCTTGACAGGATACACATCATCAACATGGGTGTCGATGTATTTCGGAATCTTCAATGATTCAGGTTTCTTAACCCCATCGTTCATTCCACTGCTGACCCTGACAAGAATCAGTACAGTCAGTAAAAATTAGTAATTGAAAAAAGAACATTCAAATCATAAGCCTACCTGTCAGAAGCCAGCAATGGAGGCAATCCCCAGCCAGCTAGCATCTCACCACCCCTTCGCTTCAACTGTTCCCCCTgtcatatatgcatgcatattcAAATAAAAGTCAGTGCTCATTCAAATGCTAACTAGGTATTTAATATCCGCATTTTAATGTGCAATAAACACTTACATGCATGGGTTTTTATGCTTAAATtctgcatgcatacatatattggCAGCATACGAACATAAATGAACATGTATGAATTTACACACATGTAGATAACATGTGTTCACACCTAGAATTGGATAAAATATGAACATGTATTACCGACAAATACAAAAATCTGAGCAATGATATCACTTCACAAGCAATTTGTGCATGCAAGCCTTGTCAGTGCCCTTTCATCTACTGACATTCTACCATAATATCCCAGAATCTATGGAAACTTAAAAATGATGTTGATAAACCTACTGAATGCTAAGACACTAGATTAACCTGTCGACTCCAGTTATTGTTGTCAAATAACTTCCAACAACAAACTTTATTCAAGGAGCACAGTATGCATTTTGAAAAATGGAAAGCAATATAGATTTCCTTTTAATCCAGCATAGGATATTCCAAGCAATAGGATGGGGTAGTTTACTCCAGAACAAAGTGGATTGGAAATATATTGAACCATTAATTGAAGGAAAACTTACTCCAAAACCAAACAGGAACAAAGGAATCACTTGATAACAAAAAGTAAATTCATAAAGTACATTTACTAGCACAGCATATTTAGCATGCCTTGATAAATCTATCACTTGATAACAAAGAGTATATTCATAAAGTACATTTACTAACACAGCATAATTAGCATGCCTTGATAAATCTAACTTCAACTCAGCCTTGTCAAATAATTATTGTAACATAAAGAAGCACAATGTAAAAGAACAAGGTGAATcgggtgaaaaaaaaaaaaaagaaatagggaACTTAAAAGTAAAATGATGCATATGCCTAAATCAAACAAAGAACCACAATTAGAAAAATTTGGACAGTCCCATCATTCAGAATCTCATTACTAAAATGAgaataaattaagaaaaatatatgaCTATAGGTACACAAAAATCCCTCTCCAGCCAAGTTCACAGTCTCATATATACACTTTAACAACTAGGCAATAGTTTCCAAAGGGTCACTAATCAATTATTTAACCTCCTTTCTTTTCTGATGCATTATTTACTGATAAAACATGAAAGGTGGTGATATAATTTCAATCAGGTGAAATTCACTATTTTGTTGTTTATGATGAACACCCACTATAGGAAATAAGCTTGGTGACAAACTGCAACAAGAATATGTAGATGATCATGCAACAGAATGACAATAGAAAAAACATGCCAGTTTATATAAAGTCAATAAATAAAGAAAGTTTAATACAATGAAAATTCACGGGCATCAGATTTAAGTAACAACATCATAATCTAAGAGATATATAGTGGCTAATTCTAGATAGAAATAACACAAGAATATAGCGATACAAATAgaagcatctttttttttttgcacatagCTAGAATTAACTTTACAGATGCACTAGGAGTTtgcatttggatttttttttctttggtcatATAGCTACAAAAATCGGAAAAGGGAAGCCAATAGAAATGTACTCTAAGCTCTGAGGGGGTCTTCCTTTTCATTTTCACATCAGACTGCGCTCTCCCAAATGGCAAGGTATTGGAAGAAGAAGGCTCAACTACAGCAGCTTTTGCCATACCAGTCAACTTCTATGGCTGCATctctcctccacctccactaCCGCCTCTCCTAATAAAGCAAACCAGTTTTCTTTACAAAAATAATCAGATAAAGAACAGGTGAAATCAATAAGAATGCATCGAAGCTTTCCCTCCAAACCATTAATTGAATCTTATGATCAAAGAACTAAGATgtccaaaataaacaaataaataaatctgcAGCCCTAGACTGTCTTTAGAAACATTACTGCTACCGATTACCCACTAATGATGGCCACTCAGTTCACACGGGATGTGGCTGTTGGAGATTGGTGCCAACACGGTGGGATTGGTGGCGTAAGTCAGCCCCGACTGCATTCAGCCACACACCCACTACCACATCCCTTGGTAAAGTGAGCGGTGATCAGTAGCGGGTAATCTCTGGGATTATCTTTTTCCTAAAAACATACATCTTTTTAAAACGGATCACATCAAGAATAGAGGAAAAAAACAACTGAAGTAGAGGGCAACTATTAAAAAAAGAATACTAGCCACTGTGATCACTAAACTGAGACAACCTATCCTAGCGTATTGAAGCAGGGATCGCCACCCCGGAGCCCTAAAGATCCATCAATGGGGAAGGTCCGGAAGGACATGCGACAATTACCTgagaaatagaaaaaagaagaacGGATCTCGTGAGATTGAGAAGACAGTCGGAACAACCGGCACGGATGCCCTGGTCTCCGTGCCGGCAACTCTAAGACTATTTCCGTCTCCGAGGGTGAAACCTGTGTTATAAATATTTCTCAAGAAAGAATAGACAGGAGGGAAGGGGGGAAGGCGCCGTCTTCCGTCGACGTCTGCCGGCCGTCGCCGGCCGCCGCGGAGTgggaaagggagaggaagagaagcgTCTTCGAGGAATGGAGAAGAGAATCCGACGTCCAATTGAGCCACCCTGACCTAAGCCCCAAATCTGAAGTAGGGAGGGGGAAGGCGGGGTTTTGAAAACGGGAGCGAGTAAAGTGCGGCAACAAGTGG
Above is a genomic segment from Phoenix dactylifera cultivar Barhee BC4 unplaced genomic scaffold, palm_55x_up_171113_PBpolish2nd_filt_p 000474F, whole genome shotgun sequence containing:
- the LOC120106131 gene encoding uncharacterized protein LOC120106131 isoform X2, which encodes MAKAAVVEPSSSNTLPFGRAQSDVKMKRKTPSELRGEQLKRRGGEMLAGWGLPPLLASDRVSSGMNDGVKKPESLKIPKYIDTHVDDVYPVKKSSERCRVLYGKAKQDPSITNEMSNDLANLSAACSFPAKGMSLVSCGNAAPLKNSECPGQSAKDVSDQGFRKIEKCSQNALRNVVDLHLGNEKLADCASIDMEKALKGFVARDVPARSGLLADSSGRLGELLSNSSSTFRSEILMPGHRAPLDLTLKTTLRIVSSTSVKWCHRVGASPATIDISQFTQFSCHKDKKNWLHIWA
- the LOC120106131 gene encoding uncharacterized protein LOC120106131 isoform X4 codes for the protein MAKAAVVEPSSSNTLPFGRAQSDVKMKRKTPSELRGEQLKRRGGEMLAGWGLPPLLASDSGMNDGVKKPESLKIPKYIDTHVDDVYPVKKSSERCRVLYGKAKVAKDPSITNEMSNDLANLSAACSFPAKGMSLVSCGNAAPLKNSECPGQSAKDVSDQGFRKIEKCSQNALRNVVDLHLGNEKLADCASIDMEKALKGFVARDVPARSGLLADSSGRLGELLSNSSSTFRSEILMPGHRAPLDLTLKTTLRIVSSTSVKWCHRVGASPATIDISQFTQFSCHKDKKNWLHIWA
- the LOC120106131 gene encoding uncharacterized protein LOC120106131 isoform X3, with amino-acid sequence MAKAAVVEPSSSNTLPFGRAQSDVKMKRKTPSELRGEQLKRRGGEMLAGWGLPPLLASDRVSSGMNDGVKKPESLKIPKYIDTHVDDVYPVKKSSERCRVLYGKAKDPSITNEMSNDLANLSAACSFPAKGMSLVSCGNAAPLKNSECPGQSAKDVSDQGFRKIEKCSQNALRNVVDLHLGNEKLADCASIDMEKALKGFVARDVPARSGLLADSSGRLGELLSNSSSTFRSEILMPGHRAPLDLTLKTTLRIVSSTSVKWCHRVGASPATIDISQFTQFSCHKDKKNWLHIWA
- the LOC120106131 gene encoding uncharacterized protein LOC120106131 isoform X1, which translates into the protein MAKAAVVEPSSSNTLPFGRAQSDVKMKRKTPSELRGEQLKRRGGEMLAGWGLPPLLASDRVSSGMNDGVKKPESLKIPKYIDTHVDDVYPVKKSSERCRVLYGKAKVAKDPSITNEMSNDLANLSAACSFPAKGMSLVSCGNAAPLKNSECPGQSAKDVSDQGFRKIEKCSQNALRNVVDLHLGNEKLADCASIDMEKALKGFVARDVPARSGLLADSSGRLGELLSNSSSTFRSEILMPGHRAPLDLTLKTTLRIVSSTSVKWCHRVGASPATIDISQFTQFSCHKDKKNWLHIWA